Within Vicinamibacteria bacterium, the genomic segment ATAGTCGTCGTCGTCCGTCGCCGGACGGGTCCCGAGGGCGCGCTCATCGGACGAGGCGGGTCTCTTGTCGTTCTGCTCCGCGCTCCACCCGTCCGCGGAAAGGCTCACGCAGATGCCCCAGGCGCACATCCACGCCAGACGCGTCGGCCGCGCGCGTGTGCTCCTGCTCGACGGGCTCAATGGGACACCTGCGCCTTCGAAGCCGTATCGAGAACGTCCCGGCCAAACCCCGCCGAGCTCCCTCCGGGGAACGGTCGAATGGTTTCGGTCGCGATGGGCACGGTGAAAGTAAAGGTGGAGCCTCTGCCGTGCTCACTGTCGACTCGTATGGTGCCACCGTGCACCTGGATGATCCGCTCGACGAAAGACAGGCCCAGACCCGTGCCGATG encodes:
- a CDS encoding ATP-binding protein; its protein translation is IGTGLGLSFVERIIQVHGGTIRVDSEHGRGSTFTFTVPIATETIRPFPGGSSAGFGRDVLDTASKAQVSH